In Nicotiana tabacum cultivar K326 chromosome 17, ASM71507v2, whole genome shotgun sequence, one DNA window encodes the following:
- the LOC107831238 gene encoding uncharacterized protein LOC107831238, whose amino-acid sequence MSSFNPLTSILNQNKLEGPNYVDWKRNLDIVLTAESYKFVITEECPEKPDEDATDDQVKAYDKWVKVDEMIRCYILASMANVLQHPHQSMGSAYDMLESLKEMFGEQNCTSKQTIMKTLLNTKMAKGSSVRDHVLKMMCLLNELEVL is encoded by the coding sequence ATGTCTTCATTCAACCCACTTACCTCAATTTTGAACCAAAACAAGTTAGAAGGACCAAATTATGTTGACTGGAAAAGGAACCTTGATATTGTCCTAACTGCTGAAAGTTACAAATTTGTAATCACTGAGGAATGCCCAGAAAAACCTGATGAAGATGCCACTGATGATCAGGTTAAGGCATATGACAAATGGGTCAAGGTTGATGAGATGATACGATGTTACATTCTTGCCTCTATGGCGAATGTTTTGCAACATCCGCATCAGTCTATGGGGTCTGCTTATGATATGCTCGAAAGTCTCAAAGAGATGTTCGGTGAGCAAAATTGTACGTCTAAGCAGACAATCATGAAAACCCTTTTGAACACCAAAATGGCTAAAGGATCATCGGTCAGGGACCATGTTCTGAAGATGATGTGTCTTTTGAATGAACTGGAGGTCCTTTGA